One Cucurbita pepo subsp. pepo cultivar mu-cu-16 chromosome LG20, ASM280686v2, whole genome shotgun sequence genomic window carries:
- the LOC111782977 gene encoding sulfite exporter TauE/SafE family protein 5-like, which produces MRNAQTQFAVAFLVLSLAINVSHAKQIKPFFDFIEFDDFLNKTQQWKTSFRLHFHQTQLPFSPPIVIAGVLCFIAASLSSAGGIGGGGLYIPILTIVAGVDLKTASSLSAFMVTGGSIANVFNSLFSKRSKSEGKCLINFDIALLTEPCMLLGVSIGVLCNLAFPEWVTTILFAIFLAWSTLKTCKSGMVYWKMETEEHRNNGCNLEDALENENETIAFEEPLLPTQNDPRLRLPSMKLGALVLVWSCFYLIYLLRGNRDGQGLLPIETCGTGYWVISSLQVPVAIAFTLWILHKQKGPQPEDSPQKELEEARPAVEPSKKLIFPVMALLAGILGGMFGIGGGMLISPFLLQVGIVPEETAATCSFMVFFSATMSACQYLLLGMEHAEIAVIFAIVCFITSVLGLVVIQKGIRDYGRASLIIFSVSIVMALSTVLMTTFGALNVLSNYIAGNPMGFKSPC; this is translated from the exons ATGAGGAACGCCCAGACCCAGTTTGCCGTTGCCTTTTTGGTTCTATCGCTTGCCATTAATGTTTCTCACGCCAAACAAATTAAACCCTTCTTCGATTTCATTGAGTTTGATGACTTTCTTAACAAAACCCAACAATGGAAAACGAGTTTTCGTCTCCATTTCCATCAAACCCAGTTGCCGTTTTCGCCTCCCATTGTGATTGCCGGAGTTCTCTGTTTTATCGCCGCTTCTTTATCCAGCGCCGGCGGGATTGGCGGCGGTGGGCTTTACATACCTATTTTGACGATTGTGGCTGGTGTGGACCTCAAAACAGCGTCTAGCCTCTCGGCTTTTATGGTCACTGGAGGGTCGATTGCGAATGTATTTAACAGTTTGTTCTCTAAAAGATCCAAATCAGAGGGGAAGTGTTTGATTAACTTTGATATTGCTCTTTTGACTGAACCGTGCAtgttattgggagtgagtatTGGAGTTTTATGTAACCTTGCGTTTCCTGAGTGGGTTACTACTATTCTGTTTGCCATTTTTCTTGCTTGGTCGACTTTGAAAACATGTAAAAGTGGGATGGTGTACTGGAAAATGGAAACAGAAGAGCATAGGAATAATGGGTGTAATTTGGAAGATGcattagagaatgaaaatgaaaccATAGCTTTTGAAGAGCCTCTGTTGCCTACACAGAACGATCCCAGATTGAGGCTTCCTTCAATGAAGTTAGGGGCCTTGGTTCTTGTCTGGTCTTGTTTCTACCTTATTTATCTTCTTCGTGGCAACCGCGATGGACAG GGTCTTTTACCGATAGAAACGTGTGGAACGGGTTACTGGGTTATCTCTTCTCTCCAAGTTCCAGTGGCCATAGCTTTCACTCTCTGGATTCTTCACAAACAGAAGGGTCCTCAACCTGAAGATTCCCCACAGAAG GAGCTAGAAGAAGCACGGCCTGCAGTTGAACCATCAAAGAAACTGATCTTCCCAGTAATGGCACTTTTAGCTGGGATTTTGGGTGGCATGTTTGGAATTGGCGGTGGCATGCTTATAAGCCCTTTCCTTCTTCAAGTTGGAATAGTTCCAGAG GAAACGGCAGCAACTTGCTCCTTCATGGTGTTCTTTTCGGCTACAATGTCAGCTTGCCAGTATTTGCTGCTGGGAATGGAGCATGCTGAAATTGCAGTGATCTTCGCGATCGTCTGCTTCATTACCTCGGTGCTCGGGTTGGTAGTGATTCAGAAGGGGATTCGTGACTATGGAAGGGCATCTCTCATCATCTTCTCAGTTAGTATAGTGATGGCTTTGAGTACTGTTTTGATGACCACATTTGGTGCCCTCAATGTTTTGAGTAATTACATTGCTGGAAACCCTATGGGATTTAAATCTCCTTGTTAA
- the LOC111782973 gene encoding putative receptor-like protein kinase At4g00960, translated as MVWPRFLCSSPSLFLGFVIFLVSITWQRMATSQSDFEYYNCQNEQGNYTANSTYKANLDHLLSTFTTHRQIDYGFYNLSYGHDREANAIGLCRGDVGPSDCQTCLNNTITLLIENCPTQIETIGWYDECMFRYSDRSIFGVMEPSPAVFSSRTRNASDPKRFTQAARNLLEQLTSEAAAGDSRLKFAAGDAEIPNYWPIYGAVQCTPDLSANDCTNCLLGAIDQIRDCCDGKMGGRVGRPSCNIRFDIDPFIQNRPESAPPPLNLPNTTTTTTTTPQGNSSGIVVFIVVPLIVVIVAAVALIIISIFLKTRKLRSYSAQNLPEDEVINAESLQFDFDTIRVATDGFSDENQLGKGGFGVVYKGRLPDGRSIAVKRLFQGSKQGDEEFKNEILLVAKLQHRNLVQLLGFCFKHHERLLIYEFVENSSLEKFLFNPIKRERLDWKTRYSIIDGIVRGLVYLHEDSQLTIIHRDLKACNILLDAEMNAKISDFGTAKLFNHDQTQGNTKRIMGTFGYMAPEYAWNGRFSVKTDVFSFGVLILEIVSGQKNNRAQTNKEVEESLVSLAWRSWGNGNALDIVDPCLRNGSRMEMGRCIHIGLLCVQANLGARPTMSTVLLMLNNGSFSLPTPSQPAFFVNSAASRMRGQSQGHNETQGLNDMSISELYPR; from the exons ATGGTTTGGCCAAGATTCTTGTGTTCTTCACCTTCCCTGTTTCTGGGTTTCGTGATTTTCTTGGTATCCATTACTTGGCAACGCATGGCAACGAGTCAGTCAGATTTCGAATACTATAATTGCCAAAATGAACAAGGGAACTACACCGCTAACAGTACCTACAAAGCCAATCTTGATCACCTCCTCTCCACCTTTACCACCCACCGCCAAATCGACTACGGTTTCTACAACCTCTCTTACGGCCATGACCGCGAAGCTAATGCTATTGGTCTGTGCAGAGGAGACGTCGGGCCAAGCGATTGCCAAACATGCCTCAACAACACTATAACCCTTCTCATAGAAAACTGTCCCACCCAGATTGAGACTATTGGATGGTACGACGAGTGTATGTTTCGTTACTCCGACCGCTCCATCTTCGGCGTCATGGAGCCTTCCCCTGCTGTCTTTTCCTCGAGAACTCGTAATGCTTCAGACCCAAAACGGTTCACTCAGGCGGCCAGGAATTTGCTTGAGCAACTCACCTCTGAAGCTGCAGCGGGTGATTCTCGTCTGAAATTTGCCGCTGGAGACGCCGAAATTCCCAATTACTGGCCCATTTATGGGGCTGTGCAGTGCACTCCTGATTTGTCTGCCAATGATTGCACCAACTGCCTGCTTGGTGCTATTGATCAAATTCGAGATTGTTGTGATGGGAAGATGGGCGGGAGAGTTGGAAGACCCAGTTGTAATATTAGATTTGACATCGATCCCTTCATTCAGAATCGGCCGGAGTCAGCGCCACCACCGCTTAATTTACCAAACAcaactactactactactactactccGCAAG GAAACTCATCTGGAATAGTCGTCTTCATTGTTGTGCCTCTCATTGTGGTTATCGTAGCTGCTGTCGCCCTTATCATCATCAGCATCTTCTTAAAGACAAGAAAGCTAAGGAGCTATTCAGCTCAAA ATCTGCCTGAAGATGAAGTTATAAATGCAGAGTCTCTGCAGTTCGATTTTGACACCATTAGAGTCGCAACCGATGGATTCTCCGACGAAAATCAACTCGGGAAAGGCGGATTTGGAGTAGTTTATAAG GGTCGGCTTCCCGATGGACGAAGTATAGCTGTGAAACGACTGTTTCAGGGCTCAAAACAAGGAGATGAGGAATTCAAGAACGAAATCTTGTTGGTGGCAAAGCTTCAACATCGGAATTTAGTTCAGCTTTTGGGTTTCTGCTTCAAACATCATGAAAGGCTGCTCATATATGAGTTTGTAGAGAACTCCAGCCTTGAGAAATTCCTATTTA ATCCCATAAAGCGTGAGCGTTTAGATTGGAAGACTCGGTACAGTATCATAGACGGCATTGTTCGAGGACTTGTATATCTCCACGAAGACTCTCAACTTACAATTATTCATCGAGATCTCAAAGCTTGTAACATTTTATTAGACGCAGAGATGAATGCTAAGATTTCAGATTTCGGGACTGCGAAACTATTCAATCATGATCAAACACAAGGaaatacaaaaagaatcaTGGGCACTTT TGGATACATGGCTCCAGAGTATGCATGGAACGGTCGTTTCTCAGTGAAGACAGATGTGTTTAGTTTTGGCGTCCTAATCTTGGAGATAGTGAGTGGACAAAAGAATAATCGAGCTCAAACCAACAAGGAGGTCGAAGAAAGTCTCGTCAGCCTT GCATGGAGAAGTTGGGGGAATGGGAATGCTTTAGATATTGTTGATCCTTGCTTGAGAAATGGGTCAAGAATGGAAATGGGGAGATGCATTCATATTGGATTGTTATGTGTTCAAGCAAATTTAGGTGCGAGGCCAACGATGAGCACTGTGCTTCTCATGCTCAACAATGGGTCCTTCTCTTTGCCAACGCCCTCTCAACCTGCCTTCTTCGTCAACAGTGCTGCCTCTCGAATGCGTGGACAATCTCAAGGTCACAATGAAACTCAAGGTCTAAATGACATGTCCATTTCTGAGTTATATCCACGTTAG
- the LOC111782974 gene encoding cysteine-rich receptor-like protein kinase 29, translated as MGGSRFICSITLSLLFLALIGYPLAFAQPRLLHFICVDGGNSNHTTDGAAYKANLEQLLSTFTTDHQIEYGFYNFSYGGENRAYAIGLCRGDISAEACRRCLNNSRDILLTRCETQKEALGWYDACMLRYSDRPILGSMEVSPPAFLWNTMNASDPEGFTQAARNLIVSLIGPTSAGDSRMKFAVGNATLPNLPTIYGSAQCTPDLSPRKCNECLSGALPLIQDCCDGKRGGRVLRPSCNFRYETYSFIQSPLPPPPPTLSPFPPPPSPTLLLNRTTHGNKSSYSATFIAIVVPIAAVAVLALMISIYIFLRKCRPKPSGENRQAEEETMTVGFLQFDFNTIRTATDEFSDENKLGEGGFGAVYKGKLPNKRIVAVKRLSKVSGQGDDEFKNELLLLSKLHHRNLVKLLGFSFKQNEKLLIYEFLQNGSLEKFIFDPLKRQTLNWAMRYKIIQDITRGLVYLHEDSRIKIIHRDLKPSNILLDTNMNAKISDFGTARLFASEQTRDDTSAIIGTFGYMAPEYARHGQFSSKSDVFSFGVLVLEIVTGRRNNRANSYNENIEDRLISSAWRNWREGTALNIVDPCVEIRSEMVRNEATRCIQIGLLCIQEKVCERPTMGTILLLLNGHLADFPTPSQPSFFMNTKSPPS; from the exons ATGGGTGGTTCAAGATTTATATGTTCCATTACTCTgagtttgttgtttttggcGCTGATTGGTTACCCTCTGGCATTTGCTCAGCCAAGATTGTTACACTTTATCTGCGTCGACGGAGGCAATAGCAACCATACAACTGATGGGGCTGCCTACAAAGCCAATCTAGAACAACTCCTCTCCACCTTCACCACCGACCATCAAATTGAGTATGGCTTTTACAACTTCTCTTACGGCGGCGAAAACAGAGCATACGCAATCGGACTCTGCAGGGGGGACATTTCGGCGGAGGCTTGCCGGAGATGCCTCAATAACTCCAGAGATATTCTCCTTACACGGTGTGAGACCCAGAAGGAAGCGCTTGGATGGTACGATGCCTGTATGCTCCGTTATTCCGACCGACCCATCTTGGGGTCCATGGAAGTTTCACCGCCCGCCTTTCTGTGGAACACGATGAACGCGTCAGATCCGGAAGGATTCACCCAGGCCGCCAGGAATCTGATAGTGAGTCTCATAGGCCCAACCTCGGCCGGCGACTCCCGTATGAAGTTTGCGGTGGGGAACGCAACGCTTCCAAATTTGCCCACAATTTACGGCTCAGCGCAGTGCACCCCAGATTTGTCTCCGCGGAAGTGCAACGAATGCTTGTCTGGGGCTCTGCCTCTAATCCAAGATTGCTGTGATGGAAAGCGAGGGGGTAGGGTTCTTAGACCCAGTTGTAATTTTCGATATGAGACCTACTCTTTCATTCAATCGCcgctgccgccgccgccgcccaCCCTCTCACCCTTTCCACCGCCACCATCCCCTACTCTTTTACTTAACAGAACTACCCACG GAAACAAAAGCAGCTACTCTGCAACTTTCATAGCTATCGTTGTGCCTATTGCTGCTGTTGCAGTTTTAGCACTAATGATCAGCATCTACATCTTTCTACGAAAATGTAGGCCAAAACCCAGTGGAGAAAACC GTCAAGCCGAGGAAGAAACTATGACAGTGGGGTTCTTACAGTTCGATTTCAACACCATTAGAACAGCAACAGATGAATTTTCAGACGAAAACAAACTTGGGGAAGGTGGGTTTGGAGCTGTTTACAAG GGGAAGCTTCCAAACAAACGAATCGTAGCGGTCAAACGGCTTTCTAAGGTTTCAGGGCAGGGAGATGATGAATTTAAGAACGAACTCCTTTTGTTATCTAAGCTTCATCATCGGAATTTAGTTAAGCTTTTGGGTTTCTCCTTCAAACAAAACGAAAAGCTTCTCATTTATGAGTTCTTGCAGAATGGAAGCcttgaaaaattcattttcG ATCCTCTCAAGCGCCAAACTTTGAATTGGGCAATGCGCTACAAAATCATACAAGACATCACTCGTGGACTTGTTTATCTTCACGAAGATTCTCGAATCAAAATTATTCATCGAGATCTAAAACCCAGTAATATTTTGTTGGATACAAACATGAACGCTAAAATTTCAGATTTTGGTACCGCAAGATTATTCGCATCTGAACAAACTCGAGATGATACGTCCGCAATAATCGGCACTTT TGGATATATGGCTCCAGAATATGCAAGACACGGTCAATTCTCATCAAAGTCGGACGTGTTTAGCTTTGGTGTTCTAGTTTTAGAGATTGTGACTGGACGAAGAAATAACCGAGCCAATAGCTATAACGAGAATATCGAAGATCGTCTTATAAGCTCC GCATGGAGAAACTGGAGGGAAGGAACAGCGTTGAACATTGTAGATCCTTGTGTTGAAATTCGAAGTGAAATGGTGAGGAATGAGGCGACAAGATGCATCCAGATTGGGTTACTCTGCATTCAAGAGAAGGTGTGTGAAAGGCCAACAATGGGTACCATCCTTCTCTTGCTTAACGGCCACTTGGCTGATTTTCCCACGCCCTCGCAGCCTTCTTTCTTTATGAACACTAAGAGCCCTCCAAGCTAA
- the LOC111782983 gene encoding transcription factor ILR3-like, translating into MASSEFTDWVFDYGAIEDIPVPGGDLPSLDLPAFTLPSRDFTASFRADFDEQLEMPDDIKESGSRKRMSSSGSNAFGSKAHKEKMRRDKLNDRFLELNSILNHGRPPKIDKSAILGDAVRMIIHLRDEAQKLKESNETFLEKINEMKAEKSELRDEKQRLKEAKDNLEQKMKAFNTQPSFLPHPPAFSSPNQVVGGKLVPVIGYPGVSMWQFMSPGAIDTSQDHVLRPPVA; encoded by the exons ATGGCGTCGTCTGAATTCACGGATTGGGTGTTCGATTACGGCGCGATTGAGGACATCCCTGTCCCCGGCGGCGACCTACCTTCACTGGATCTTCCTGCTTTCACTTTGCCTTCTCGCGATTTCACTGCCTCCTtcag GGCAGATTTTGATGAGCAACTTGAAATGCCAGACGACATAAAGGAATCTGGATCCAGAAAAAG GATGAGCAGCTCTGGATCAAATGCATTTGGGTCCAAGGCACATAAAGAGAAAATGCGAAGGGATAAACTAAATGACAG GTTTCTGGAATTGAATTCCATCCTCAATCATGGAAGGCCTCCCAAAATTGACAAGTCTGCTATTTTGGGTGATGCAGTTCGAATGATCATACACCTAAGGGATGAGGCTCAGAAGCTTAAGGAATCTAATGAAACTTTTCTGGAGAAGATCAATGAAATGAAG GCTGAAAAGAGTGAACTACGAGACGAGAAACAGAGGCTGAAAGAAGCAAAAGACAACCTTGAACAGAAAATGAAGGCGTTCAATACACAACCAAGCTTCTTGCCTCACCCTCctgcattttcttctccaaatcaGGTTGTTGGGGGCAAGTTGGTACCCGTGATCGGATATCCCGGAGTATCAATGTGGCAGTTCATGTCTCCAGGCGCCATCGATACATCGCAAGACCACGTTCTTCGGCCACCAGTCGCCTGA
- the LOC111782984 gene encoding oxygen-evolving enhancer protein 3, chloroplastic-like, translating into MASMAGFCGSSQAVLEGSLHISGSTGLSVAGSSSSSRSSVPRSGLMIRAQQVPAETETSRRAVLGLVAAGVTSASFVQAVLADAKPIKLGPPPPPSGGLPGTLNSDQARDLDLPLKDRFFLQPQSPEMAVARAKESAKDIINVKESIEKKAWPFVRDDLRLKAEYLRYDLKTIISAKPKEEKQALKDLTGKLFQDINNLDYAAKIKSSSEAEKYYAQTVSTLNDVLAKIG; encoded by the exons ATGGCATCAATGGCAGGGTTTTGCGGTTCCTCTCAGGCTGTGTTGGAAGGTAGCCTTCATATTAGTGGCTCAACCGGATTGAGTGTGGctggcagcagcagcagcagcaggtCCTCCGTCCCCCGGTCTGGGTTGATGATCAGAGCTCAGCAAGTGCCTGCTGAGACAGAGACCAGCCGCAGGGCCGTTCTTGGCTTGGTCGCGGCCGGTGTCACCTCTGCCTCGTTCGTTCAAGCCGTTCTCGCTGATGCTAAGCCCATCAAGCTCGGCCCCCCGCCCCCTCCCTCCGGTGGACTCC CTGGGACTCTGAACTCAGACCAAGCAAGGGACTTGGATCTGCCACTTAAAGATAGGTTCTTCCTGCAACCACAAAGCCCAGAGATGGCGGTGGCGAGGGCGAAAGAGTCAGCCAAGGACATCATTAATGTAAAGGAATCAATAGAGAAAAAGGCTTGGCCATTCGTCCGCGATGACCTTCGTCTCAAAGCAGAGTACCTCCGTTATGATCTCAAGACAATCATTTCTGCCAAGCCTAAGGAAGAGAAGCAAGCCCTTAAGGATCTCACTGGAAAGCTCTTCCAAGACATCAACAAC TTGGATTATGCAGCAAAGATCAAGAGCAGCTCAGAAGCAGAGAAGTATTACGCTCAGACTGTGTCAACCCTCAACGATGTCCTCGCCAAGATTGGTTAG
- the LOC111782971 gene encoding kinesin-like protein KIN-14C: MASRNQNRPPRSPAIKDVTDDVPFDKRRKIAAGRILGPAAGARGRQPFVDVNNRQGVSANDACSTEDSECGTMEFTKEEIDALLSEKLKGKKFDLKGKVDQITDHNKRLKHCVKWLQQIEESHVLEEERLRTALESAEKKCSAIELEMKEREEEYSSTISVLRNDVSSLEERFAKEESHKLDAMECHKREKDARLAAENLQASLRGDLEKALQEKLAAEKRLASNEDLYKRAQEYNISLQQYNSKLQADLDTTSESLKRVGMEKMTVVENLSTLRGHNKTLQDQLKSLKASLDEAVKQKDSLTNDIKCLREELQQVRNDRDRLTSQALALAAEVEKLTEVSGKSCNELDSLTVKANALEETCSSQREQIRVLDHQLTAANERLKMADLSAFHTRSEYEEQKRYISDLQSRLADAEQQITEGEKLRKKLHNTILELKGNIRVFCRVRPLLPDDGVGAESTVISYPTSAETLGRGIDLSQSGQKYPFTFDKVFNHEASQQDVFVEITQLVQSALDGYKVCIFAYGQTGSGKTYTMMGRPEAPEQKGLIPRSLEQIFQASQSLQSQGWKYKMQVSMLEIYNETIRDLLSTHRSSGSDITRTENSVLGKQYTIKHDANGNTHVSDLTIVDVCSIREISSLLQQAAHSRSVGRTQMNEQSSRSHLVFTLRISGVNESTEQQVQGVLNLIDLAGSERLSRSGATGDRLKETQAINKSLSCLSDVIFALAKKEDHVPFRNSKLTYLLQPCLGGDSKTLMFVNISPDPSSVNESLCSLRFAARVNACEIGIPRRQTTMRPVDSRLSYG; the protein is encoded by the exons ATGGCATCTAGAAACCAGAATAGGCCCCCTCGCAGTCCAGCT ATAAAGGATGTTACAGACGATGTTCCATTTGACAAACGGAGGAAGATTGCAGCTGGAAGAATTTTAGGGCCTGCAGCTGGTGCCCGAGGAAGACAGCCGTTTGTAGATGTTAATAATAGGCAGGGGGTTTCTGCTAATGATGCGTGTAGCACCGAGGATTCTGAATGTGGCACCATGGAGTTCACAAAAGAAGAGATTGATGCGTTGTTAAGTGAGAAgttgaaagggaaaaaattTGATCTGAAG GGGAAAGTTGATCAAATCACTGATCATAATAAGAGGCTCAAGCATTGCGTAAAATGGTTACAACAAATCGAGGAAAGCCATGTACTTGAGGAGGAAAGACTTCGAACTGCTCTGGAATCTGCTGAGAAAAAATGCTCTGCTATAG AGttggaaatgaaagaaagagaagaggagTACTCTTCCACTATTTCAGTGCTAAGGAATGATGTTTCATCGTTGGAAGAGAGATTTGCAAAAGAAGAATCACACAAGTTG GATGCAATGGAGTGtcataaaagagagaaagatgcCCGACTTGCGGCCGAGAACTTACAAGCTTCTCTTAGAGGTGACCTCGAGAAAGCTCTCCAAGAGAAATTAGCCGCTGAAAAGAGG CTTGCCTCTAATGAGGATTTGTACAAGAGGGCACAAGAGTATAATATCAGTCTTCAACAGTATAATAGTAAACTCCAAGCTGATCTTGATACGACCAGTGAGTCACTCAAACGAGTAGGAATGGAGAAAATGACAGTTGTGGAGAACCTTAGCACACTGAGGGGCCACAATAAGACGCTGCAGGACCagttaaaatctttaaaa GCTTCATTAGACGAGGCAGTGAAACAAAAAGATTCGTTGACGAATGATATCAAGTGTCTTCGTGAAGAGCTACAACAAGTGAGAAATGATCGTGACCGTCTAACGAGTCAGGCGCTAGCCTTGGCCGCCGAAGTGGAGAAACTTACAGAGGTCAGCGGTAAATCATGTAATGAGTTGGATAGCCTGACAGTTAAAGCAAATGCCTTGGAG GAGACTTGCTCTTCACAAAGGGAGCAAATACGTGTGCTCGATCACCAACTAACAGCTGCAAATGAGAGATTAAAA ATGGCAGATTTATCTGCTTTCCATACGAGGTCAGAATatgaagaacagaaaaggtATATCAGTGACCTACAAAGCCGCCTGGCAGATGCAGAGCAGCAAATTACGGAGGGAGAGAAGTTGAGAAAAAAACTTCACAACACAATACTG GAATTAAAAGGGAATATTCGTGTATTCTGTCGAGTGCGACCCCTGCTACCAGATGATGGTGTAGGAGCAGAATCCACAGTTATTTCTTATCCAACATCAGCGGAAACTCTTGGCCGGGGTATCGATTTGTCACAAAGTG GGCAGAAATATCCCTTCACATTTGACAAGGTGTTTAATCATGAGGCTTCTCAACAAGATGTTTTTGTAGAAATAACCCAGCTGGTGCAGAGTGCACTGGATGGCTATAAG GTTTGCATATTTGCTTATGGTCAGACAGGATCCGGCAAAACTTATACAATGATGGGAAGGCCCGAAGCGCCAGAGCAGAAAGGGCTGATACCACGATCTCTGGAACAGATATTTCAAGCTAGTCAATCCCTTCAATCTCAGGGCTGGAAATACAAAATGCAG GTTTCCATGTTAGAAATATATAACGAAACCATCCGTGATCTACTGTCAACACATCGATCTAGTGGTTCTGACATAACAAGGACAGAAAATAGTGTTCTTGGTAAACAGTACACCATTAAACATGATGCAAACGGGAACACGCACGTTTCAGATCTCACCATCGTTGATGTCTGCAGTATTAGAGAGATATCTTCACTCTTACAGCAGGCTGCCCACAGCAG ATCCGTAGGAAGGACTCAAATGAACGAGCAGTCATCAAGAAGTCATTTGGTATTTACACTGCGTATATCAGGCGTAAATGAG AGCACTGAACAACAAGTCCAGGGGGTTCTAAATCTCATTGATCTTGCTGGGAGTGAACGGCTTTCAAGGAGTGGGGCAACTGGGGATCGGTTGAAGGAAACACAG GCTATCAACAAAAGTTTGTCGTGTTTGAGTGATGTCATATTTGCGTTGGCTAAGAAGGAAGACCATGTCCCGTTTAGGAACTCCAAGCTTACGTATCTTCTCCAG CCATGCCTAGGCGGAGACTCGAAAACTCTGATGTTTGTGAATATCTCCCCCGACCCATCATCTGTGAATGAGTCACTTTGCTCCCTTCGGTTTGCGGCCAGAGTGAATGCGTGTGAAATTGGAATCCCTCGCCGGCAAACAACCATGCGACCTGTGGATTCCCGCTTGAGTTATGGCTAA